The following proteins are encoded in a genomic region of Montipora foliosa isolate CH-2021 chromosome 10, ASM3666993v2, whole genome shotgun sequence:
- the LOC137973384 gene encoding uncharacterized protein, producing MEPFEALRLAQIHNNTDKVHHELNTKEKIILCKHMLTTSFSGHKSLDWRKACSRIVGEDVPKMETILFLSALPDVIYDMVLKVIEKYSRLEIRGQKASKNTLKAGLKATVDCPSYNFKCLRGDLTKDEIISLLNGVLEGKSTLGELKLESSRIKEVKEVQRQFITCTGSANWEEVAKR from the exons ATGGAGCCCTTTGAAGCCTTGCGACTGGCGCAGATTCATAATAATACGGATAAAGTGCATCATGAATTGAACACGAAGGAGAAG atCATTCTCTGCAAGCACATGCTGACGACATCATTTTCTGGTCATAAATCACTCGATTGGAGGAAAGCATGTTCGCGTATAGTTGGGGAGGAT GTGCCAAAAATGGAAACGATCCTCTTCCTCAGTGCCCTCCCCGATGTGATTTATGACATGGTGTTGAAAGTTATAGAAAAATACAGCAGATTAGAGATAAGGGGACAAAAAGCTTCAAAGAATACTTTAAAAGCTGGCCTGAAAGCAACTGTAGATTGTCCCAGCTACAATTTCAAATGCCTCAGAGGAGACCTCACAAAAGACGAAATCATCAGCCTTCTCAATGGTGTACTGGAAGGAAAATCTACACTTGGTGAACTTAAACTAGAGAGCAGTCGAATCAAAGAGGTAAAAGAAGTGCAACGCCAGTTCATCACATGCACAGGAAGTGCAAACTGGGAAGAGGTAGCAAAGAGGTGA